Proteins found in one Mycobacterium branderi genomic segment:
- a CDS encoding DUF6307 family protein, with amino-acid sequence MNGPTTFRTPYEKRVELVKQTLITSAIFDDDSAGKLAVQVLRALDSIPEKIR; translated from the coding sequence ATGAACGGCCCCACGACGTTTCGCACGCCCTACGAAAAGCGCGTTGAACTCGTCAAACAAACACTGATCACATCGGCGATATTCGACGACGATAGTGCTGGCAAGCTCGCCGTCCAGGTGCTACGTGCGCTGGACTCAATTCCTGAGAAGATCCGCTAG
- a CDS encoding DUF5994 family protein has product MTLRAVENPQRKQGPFRTPRFRLKPTEPQSGYVDGAWWPRSDDLSAELPDLLAVLSVRLGRIERVLYRLSDWRSAPRKLDAGGGPVKLDGYERQPISTVSLLGSGFRRLDLLVVAVCADASDAHATMMRAAHPSDETCVDRLLGIQPRVRISLDRAGVAQQRWASGISKPRSAFPNSHPAKASEEWDAGDIARDRI; this is encoded by the coding sequence ATGACGCTACGAGCGGTCGAGAATCCGCAACGGAAGCAGGGCCCGTTCCGTACTCCGAGATTTCGGTTGAAACCCACGGAACCCCAAAGCGGTTATGTTGATGGGGCCTGGTGGCCCCGCAGCGATGACCTCAGCGCAGAGCTGCCAGACCTGTTGGCAGTGCTCTCGGTGCGCCTGGGCCGCATCGAACGGGTACTCTATCGATTGTCGGACTGGCGGTCTGCGCCGCGAAAACTCGACGCTGGTGGCGGTCCGGTCAAGTTGGATGGATATGAGCGCCAACCTATCTCAACCGTCAGCCTGCTAGGATCAGGATTCCGTCGACTCGATCTGCTGGTCGTGGCTGTGTGCGCGGATGCCTCCGATGCGCATGCGACGATGATGAGGGCCGCACATCCCAGCGACGAGACGTGTGTAGATCGGCTTCTGGGGATCCAACCGCGCGTCCGAATCAGCTTGGATCGGGCTGGCGTTGCCCAGCAGCGCTGGGCTTCAGGGATCTCCAAACCACGCAGTGCTTTCCCGAATTCCCATCCGGCGAAGGCTTCTGAAGAATGGGATGCTGGCGATATCGCCAGGGATCGGATTTGA
- a CDS encoding DUF5994 family protein: protein MTPQQTRRNDQNTIVPARTPRLRLKPKAPQSGYVDGAWWPRSDDLSAELPDLLAVLSVRLGRIDRVLYHLNAWADAPRKLATGGRAVRLDGYRLQPINTIEVLGLEGDRLTLLVIPPDTDANDAHRTMMTAAQPRNAATVDGLLTISQRDRDSRTQASTAQERWESEGGTTASPRLAQLPG, encoded by the coding sequence ATGACGCCACAGCAGACACGCAGAAACGATCAGAACACCATCGTGCCGGCGCGCACGCCGCGCCTCCGGTTAAAACCCAAAGCACCCCAAAGCGGCTATGTCGATGGCGCCTGGTGGCCCCGCAGCGATGACCTCAGCGCAGAGCTGCCAGACCTGTTGGCAGTGCTCTCGGTGCGCCTGGGCCGCATCGACCGAGTGCTATACCACCTGAACGCCTGGGCGGACGCGCCACGAAAGCTCGCCACCGGAGGACGGGCGGTACGCCTAGACGGGTACCGGCTTCAGCCGATCAACACCATCGAAGTTCTCGGGCTCGAGGGTGACCGACTCACGCTATTGGTGATTCCGCCCGACACCGACGCGAACGACGCCCACCGCACCATGATGACCGCGGCACAACCTCGCAACGCCGCGACCGTCGACGGATTGCTCACGATCAGCCAGCGAGACCGGGACAGCCGCACCCAGGCCTCCACCGCACAAGAACGCTGGGAATCAGAAGGCGGAACTACAGCTTCCCCACGGCTGGCGCAGCTCCCCGGCTGA
- a CDS encoding carboxylate-amine ligase, producing the protein MPRTVGIEEEFHLVDLTTRRLAPRAPELLGLLSDGYVAELQSCVVETNGSVVSTLAELRADLTERRRVLVDTAATLGLGVVAAGAVPLSVPSEMHVTQTSRYQQMLADYQLLAREQLICGTQIHVGIDDRDESVLVAGRVAAYVPTLLALSASSPFWSDGSDTGYSSVRTLVWQRWPTTGLAPPATSAAEYDTLISNLIATGVITDAGMSYFDVRPALRTPTLELRVCDSCPRADTIVLITALFRALVEREIQGLRTGVPAAIVVPPLGRAALWRAVRSGLEGDLVDLIHPASRPAGDVVTDLVQMLRPQLEASGDWQAVEGLARKALTQGSSAARQRRAMRTRNDLFDVVDHLIAETAAVAPGAHGTLATRRNGSDGG; encoded by the coding sequence ATGCCCCGGACGGTCGGCATAGAGGAAGAGTTCCACCTTGTCGACCTCACCACCCGGCGGCTGGCACCGCGGGCACCAGAGCTGCTTGGACTGCTGTCTGACGGTTATGTGGCCGAATTGCAGAGCTGTGTCGTGGAGACCAACGGCAGTGTGGTCAGTACGCTTGCGGAACTGCGGGCCGATCTGACTGAGCGGCGTCGAGTCCTCGTCGATACCGCCGCTACGCTCGGGTTGGGCGTGGTTGCCGCTGGGGCGGTTCCGTTGTCGGTGCCCAGCGAGATGCACGTGACCCAGACTTCCCGTTATCAGCAGATGCTTGCCGACTATCAGCTGTTGGCACGCGAACAACTGATCTGTGGAACCCAGATACACGTGGGAATCGACGACCGTGATGAATCTGTCCTGGTGGCCGGTCGGGTAGCCGCCTATGTTCCCACTCTGCTTGCCTTGAGCGCGAGTTCGCCGTTCTGGTCCGACGGATCTGACACCGGCTACAGCAGCGTCCGAACATTGGTATGGCAGCGATGGCCGACCACCGGATTAGCGCCTCCGGCCACGTCAGCCGCGGAGTACGACACGTTGATCTCCAATCTCATTGCGACCGGAGTGATCACCGATGCGGGGATGTCGTATTTCGACGTTCGCCCCGCCCTGCGAACTCCCACCTTGGAACTGCGCGTGTGCGATAGCTGTCCACGCGCCGACACCATTGTGCTCATCACGGCGCTATTCCGCGCGCTCGTCGAACGCGAGATCCAGGGACTACGCACCGGAGTGCCTGCCGCCATAGTGGTGCCCCCGCTCGGCCGTGCCGCGCTGTGGCGAGCCGTCCGGTCAGGACTGGAAGGTGACCTGGTGGACTTGATACATCCGGCGAGTCGCCCCGCCGGCGATGTGGTTACCGACTTGGTCCAGATGCTCCGCCCACAGCTGGAGGCATCCGGGGATTGGCAGGCCGTTGAGGGCCTGGCGCGCAAGGCTCTTACGCAGGGCAGCTCGGCGGCCAGGCAGCGTCGCGCCATGCGCACGCGCAATGACCTGTTCGACGTCGTGGATCACCTCATCGCCGAGACCGCCGCCGTCGCGCCCGGCGCCCACGGTACGTTGGCAACCCGTCGTAATGGATCTGACGGGGGCTGA
- a CDS encoding DUF6131 family protein: MIIFGIVLIVLGLLLPSLAPTFAFAHVVLVIGVILLVVGLLLMLMGRTGHAIGGRRHYY, from the coding sequence ATGATCATCTTCGGAATTGTCCTTATTGTTTTGGGGCTGCTCCTCCCGAGCCTTGCCCCCACATTCGCGTTCGCCCATGTTGTCCTGGTCATCGGGGTCATCCTGCTGGTCGTGGGCCTGCTACTCATGCTGATGGGGCGCACCGGTCACGCCATCGGCGGCCGGCGTCACTACTACTGA
- a CDS encoding CsbD family protein gives MAAKIAHKFEAAKGSAKKVFGRATGNTGMRAEGRAGHVKGNAKQAGDKLNDAFKH, from the coding sequence GTGGCTGCAAAGATTGCCCACAAGTTCGAAGCCGCCAAGGGCAGCGCGAAGAAGGTCTTCGGCCGCGCCACCGGCAACACCGGCATGCGGGCCGAGGGACGCGCCGGCCATGTCAAAGGCAACGCCAAACAGGCAGGCGACAAGCTCAATGACGCTTTCAAACACTGA
- a CDS encoding TetR/AcrR family transcriptional regulator — protein MTQPPAGLASSAPESRNNEADGESRPITRAAVLASALEIIDRDGVDGLSMRRLGEAVGRDPMALYRHVPNKAAVLDGVVEMVFERLSLDTTTPDWAAALRKLGHEFRDLARAHPNVVPLLVTRPLATPLGMRPPGILRHLEEVLTLLIGAGFTGEDALHVYRALFGFLYGHVLTELQEIVERPEETDHVLRLGLHRLPIDQFGHLRELAPVWASYDPLAELDRGLDILLSGLAVRLTIPGAAPADTTEPQQGDHERT, from the coding sequence ATGACCCAACCACCAGCAGGCCTTGCAAGTTCCGCGCCCGAATCCCGCAACAACGAGGCCGACGGTGAGAGCAGGCCGATCACCCGTGCGGCGGTCCTGGCCAGCGCCCTGGAGATCATTGACCGCGACGGCGTCGACGGGCTCTCGATGCGGCGGCTCGGCGAGGCCGTCGGGCGCGACCCGATGGCACTGTATCGGCATGTGCCGAACAAGGCCGCGGTGCTCGACGGCGTCGTCGAGATGGTCTTCGAACGGCTTTCGCTGGACACCACAACGCCGGACTGGGCCGCTGCACTACGCAAGCTCGGCCACGAATTCCGAGATCTGGCACGTGCGCACCCCAACGTGGTGCCGTTGTTGGTCACCCGGCCGCTGGCCACACCGCTTGGGATGCGCCCACCGGGAATCCTGCGGCATCTCGAAGAGGTTCTGACCCTGCTCATCGGGGCCGGGTTCACCGGGGAGGACGCGTTGCACGTCTACCGGGCGTTGTTCGGGTTCCTGTACGGGCACGTACTTACCGAACTGCAGGAAATCGTCGAGCGGCCGGAGGAAACCGACCACGTCTTGCGGCTGGGTCTACACCGGCTTCCGATCGACCAGTTTGGGCACCTACGCGAACTCGCACCGGTCTGGGCTTCCTACGACCCACTGGCTGAACTCGACCGCGGACTCGACATTCTGCTCAGCGGACTGGCCGTGCGCCTCACGATCCCCGGCGCCGCTCCCGCGGACACCACCGAGCCTCAACAAGGCGACCACGAACGGACGTGA
- a CDS encoding fatty acid desaturase family protein, with the protein MAITDAAEYAHLREVDLEALGVALEAIRRDIENSRGEQDRTYIQRAIAFQRGLDLAARLVIAASRSGPGWALGTAALATAKSIENMELGHNICHGQWDWMNDPEIHSSTWEWDMVGVSSQWRYAHNYRHHVFTNVIGEDDDLGYGIMRVTRDQQWRCSNLLQPLRSVLLAIMFEWGIALQGWESQQKRAAKSALTRALVQKVACQAGKDYLIFPALSLRRWRRTLTANAAANLLRNVWAYVVICCGHLGEDTQKFAPDALNDESKSEWYLRQMLGTANFRAGPVLAFLSGNLCYQIEHHLFPDLPSNRYAQIAPQVRSICARFDLPYTTGPLARQYLGTVRTIFKLALPDRLPAPDADGMDAHKPDHLDDAHQTMKVGSTAI; encoded by the coding sequence ATGGCGATAACAGACGCAGCCGAATACGCTCACCTGCGGGAGGTGGACCTCGAGGCGCTTGGTGTCGCACTGGAGGCAATCCGTCGCGACATCGAGAATTCGCGCGGTGAACAAGATCGGACATACATTCAGCGGGCCATCGCGTTTCAGCGCGGCCTCGACCTCGCGGCACGGCTTGTGATCGCCGCCAGCCGAAGCGGGCCCGGCTGGGCACTGGGAACCGCCGCGCTGGCCACCGCGAAGAGCATCGAGAACATGGAGCTCGGTCACAACATCTGCCACGGTCAATGGGATTGGATGAACGACCCGGAAATCCACTCCAGCACCTGGGAGTGGGACATGGTCGGCGTCTCCTCACAGTGGCGCTATGCCCACAACTACCGCCACCACGTGTTTACGAACGTCATCGGCGAGGACGACGACCTCGGATACGGCATCATGCGGGTCACCCGTGATCAGCAGTGGCGGTGCAGCAATCTATTGCAGCCGCTACGAAGCGTATTGCTGGCCATCATGTTCGAGTGGGGCATCGCGCTGCAGGGTTGGGAGTCGCAGCAGAAGCGCGCCGCCAAGTCCGCGCTCACCCGAGCCTTGGTGCAGAAAGTGGCGTGCCAGGCCGGCAAGGACTATCTGATCTTTCCCGCGCTGAGTCTTCGACGATGGCGCCGCACGCTCACCGCGAACGCGGCCGCCAACCTGCTGCGAAATGTGTGGGCCTACGTGGTGATCTGCTGCGGACACCTCGGCGAGGACACACAGAAGTTCGCGCCCGACGCACTGAACGATGAGTCCAAATCCGAATGGTATCTGCGACAAATGCTTGGCACTGCGAACTTCCGCGCCGGGCCGGTGTTGGCATTCCTCAGCGGAAACCTCTGCTACCAGATTGAGCATCACCTCTTTCCGGATCTCCCGAGCAACCGCTACGCGCAGATCGCACCACAAGTGCGGTCCATATGCGCACGCTTCGACCTGCCGTACACGACCGGTCCGCTCGCACGCCAATACCTAGGGACCGTGCGCACCATCTTCAAGCTCGCACTCCCGGATCGGCTTCCCGCCCCCGATGCTGACGGAATGGACGCCCACAAACCTGACCACCTCGATGACGCACACCAGACAATGAAGGTCGGATCCACCGCTATTTAG
- the nuoI gene encoding NADH-quinone oxidoreductase subunit NuoI, with the protein MFTFLKPIAGFRVTFSAMFKKPVTEGYPEKPGPVAPRYHGRHQLNRWPDGLEKCIGCELCAWACPADAIFVEGADNTEAERFSPGERYGRVYQINYLRCIGCGFCIEACPTRALTMINDYEMADDNRADLIYGKDQLLAPLQPGMAAPPHPMAPGSTERDYYLDNIAAANREAR; encoded by the coding sequence ATGTTTACATTCCTCAAACCCATCGCGGGTTTCCGCGTGACGTTTTCGGCGATGTTCAAGAAGCCAGTCACTGAGGGGTATCCGGAGAAGCCGGGCCCGGTGGCGCCGCGCTACCACGGCCGCCATCAGCTCAACCGATGGCCCGACGGGTTGGAGAAGTGCATCGGGTGTGAGCTGTGCGCGTGGGCCTGCCCGGCCGACGCGATTTTCGTGGAGGGCGCCGATAACACCGAGGCCGAACGTTTTTCGCCGGGCGAGCGCTACGGGCGGGTGTATCAGATCAATTACCTGCGCTGCATCGGCTGCGGGTTCTGCATCGAGGCTTGCCCGACGCGGGCCCTGACGATGATCAACGACTACGAAATGGCCGACGACAACCGCGCCGACCTGATCTACGGCAAGGACCAGCTGCTGGCGCCACTGCAGCCCGGTATGGCGGCCCCGCCGCACCCGATGGCGCCTGGCAGCACCGAACGCGACTACTACCTCGACAACATCGCCGCGGCGAACAGGGAAGCCCGGTGA
- a CDS encoding DUF732 domain-containing protein, translated as MDYLYNVTVRRAYNFPNNDPIGYGHTICDKVTGGEGFAQVMGDVKNDVTPNDEYSANYLVSYAVSQYCPEQIWQLRNSAAGYQPPPGTESPTSGLQGDVAGK; from the coding sequence GTGGATTACCTCTACAACGTGACGGTGCGGCGCGCGTACAACTTCCCGAATAACGACCCCATCGGTTACGGCCACACGATTTGCGACAAGGTCACCGGCGGCGAGGGTTTTGCCCAGGTGATGGGGGATGTGAAGAACGACGTCACCCCCAACGACGAGTATTCGGCCAACTACTTGGTCTCTTACGCGGTCAGTCAGTACTGTCCGGAGCAAATCTGGCAGCTGCGAAACTCCGCGGCCGGCTACCAACCGCCGCCGGGAACCGAGAGCCCGACCAGCGGGCTTCAAGGCGACGTAGCCGGAAAGTGA